In one Nicotiana tomentosiformis chromosome 6, ASM39032v3, whole genome shotgun sequence genomic region, the following are encoded:
- the LOC104092767 gene encoding aspartic proteinase Asp1-like, with amino-acid sequence MNGKWKAPFCMLLVLYSLLLSALFQSCFSAFHLPRPIWKKQQLKSGSSIVFPLAGNVYPKGYYQVTLEVGQPPKPYSLDIDTGSDLTWLQCDAPCAKCTPAPHSLYKPNENVVTCKDPVCTSLHWPENHPCHGPDEQCDYEVAYADRGSSLGVLVKDAFPLRFTNGSIVVPHLVFGCGYNQEVPVFTHPPFTDGILGLGNGKSSIVSQLSGLGLIRNVVGHCLSGQGGGFLFFGDDVLPSSGIAWTPIMRTSSEKHYSLGPAELFFDGQATGVKGFPLIFDSGSTFSYLNSEAYDILVSSIKKNINAKQLTDAVDDTSLPVCWNGSKSFKTVNDATSYFKPLTLSFMKAKNVELQLQPEAYLILTEHGNVCLGILNGTEVGLGNYNVIGDISLLDKMVIYDNEKQRVGWLPANCNRLPISRDYGEDYYDAYPTNMGIFGQTCPAKFDSSKQQARK; translated from the exons ATGAACGGGAAGTGGAAAGCACCATTTTGCATGCTGTTGGTGTTGTACTCTCTGCTTCTATCCGCTTTGTTTCAGAGCTGCTTCTCTGCCTTTCATCTGCCTCGTCCCATATGGAAGAAGCAGCAGCTAAAATCTGGTTCTTCTATTGTGTTCCCTCTCGCTGGAAACGTATATCCTAAAGG GTATTATCAGGTGACACTTGAGGTTGGCCAACCTCCCAAACCTTACTCTCTTGATATAGACACTGGTAGTGACCTAACTTGGCTGCAGTGTGATGCGCCTTGTGCGAAATGCACCCCG GCCCCTCACAGTCTTTacaaaccaaatgaaaatgttgTCACGTGTAAGGATCCTGTATGCACGTCCCTTCACTGGCCCGAGAACCATCCTTGTCACGGCCCGGATGAGCAATGTGATTATGAGGTTGCATATGCAGATCGTGGTTCATCCTTGGGAGTTCTAGTCAAAGACGCTTTTCCACTACGATTCACCAATGGTAGCATTGTTGTTCCTCATCTAGTATTTGG TTGTGGTTACAATCAAGAAGTTCCAGTTTTTACTCATCCACCTTTTACCGATGGAATTCTTGGTCTGGGCAATGGAAAATCAAGCATTGTATCACAATTGAGTGGCTTGGGTCTTATCCGAAATGTAGTGGGTCACTGTTTAAGTGGGCAAggtggagggtttcttttctttGGCGATGATGTTCTTCCCTCATCTGGAATTGCTTGGACACCAATCATGCGAACATCTTCCGA AAAGCATTACTCTTTGGGACCAGCAGAGCTCTTTTTTGATGGACAGGCCACAGGAGTGAAGGGTTTTCCTCTAATTTTTGACAGTGGAAGTACCTTCAGTTACTTGAATTCTGAAGCTTACGATATTTTGGTATCTTCG ataaagaaaaacataaatgcAAAGCAGCTGACTGATGCAGTGGATGACACAAGCCTTCCTGTGTGCTGGAATGGTTCCAAATCCTTTAAAACTGTTAATGATGCCACGAGCTACTTCAAGCCATTAACGCTGAGTTTCATGAAAGCTAAGAATGTTGAGCTTCAACTCCAGCCAGAGGCCTATCTTATACTTACG GAGCATGGTAATGTATGCTTGGGCATATTGAATGGTACAGAAGTTGGATTAGGAAATTATAATGTGATTGGAG ATATTTCTCTACTGGACAAAATGGTGATATACGATAACGAGAAACAACGGGTTGGATGGCTTCCAGCAAACTGCAATAGGCTACC CATCAGTCGTGATTATGGAGAAGATTATTATGATGCATACCCTACCAACATGGGCATATTCGGACAGACATGTCCTGCAAAGTTTGATTCTTCGAAGCAGCAGGCAAGAAAATAA